In Equus caballus isolate H_3958 breed thoroughbred chromosome 25, TB-T2T, whole genome shotgun sequence, one DNA window encodes the following:
- the SPATA31F3 gene encoding protein SPATA31F3, which translates to MLSPTFVLWDAGRPLYTYGSIIIIALIMWQVKKRYRELRLGPTRSCSQCHRRLKQRGQERTSRAGRLSREEAERPMELLSLMKSQGWLPEEGSVRRLLCEDPSCPICNAVALEIQQLLSQGSPHWDLGQGSQVPDVSWDTGALSSSSLEKPGTPVKQQSKGKSNSECVLEKPEAAEAGLGNKMMYIPHWINPEMKGQGPEEHILLSKNETVAKTTTKKVLKSAPPTKDPVRGAKLEKTAQEEGMTFFDAPTSFSPATPGSCAFHSSSKHHPQLTYATQPENPSQVSTFTSAEGTGLYKENSHSREKQFRGSQTSASP; encoded by the exons ATGCTGAGCCCCACCTTTGTTCTGTGGGATGCTGGGCGTCCCTTATACACTTACGGCTCCATCATCATTATTGCATTAATTATGTGGCAGGTGAAAAAGAGATACCGAGAATTAAGATTGGGACCTACCAGGAGCTGTTCCCAG TGTCACCGGAGACTCAAACAAAGGGGCCAAGAAAGAACGTCACGAG CTGGGAGACTTTCCAGGGAAGAAGCTGAGAGGCCGATGGAGCTGCTCTCTCTTATGAAAAG CCAGGGCTGGCTTCCTGAGGAGGGAAGTGTGCGGCGGTTGCTGTGTGAAGACCCCTCGTGCCCCATCTGCAATGCTGTGGCTCTGGAGATCCAGCAGTTGCTG AGTCAGGGTTCACCACATTGGGACCTGGGGCAGGGATCTCAAGTGCCAGATGTGTCCTGGGACACGGGAGCTCTGTCTTCTTCAAGCCTTGAGAAGCCTGGGACTCCTGTGAAGCAGCAGAGCAAGGGGAAGAGCAACTCCGAATGTGTGCTGGAGAAACCAG AAGCTGCAGAAGCTGGCTTGGGAAATAAGATGATGTACATTCCACACTGGATTAACCCCGAGATGAAAGGTCAAGGGCCTGAGGAACACATTCTCCTCTCTAAGAACGAGACGGTGGccaaaaccacaacaaaaaagGTTTTGAAGAGTGCACCTCCCACCAAAGACCCGGTGAGGGGAGCTAAGCTGGAGAAGACAGCACAGGAGGAGGGCATGACCTTCTTCGATGCCCCTACTTCCTTCAGTCCAGCCACTCCTGGTTCCTGTGCCTTTCACAGCAGCTCCAAGCACCATCCTCAGCTGACTTATGCCACTCAACCAGAAAATCCATCCCAGGTCTCAACTTTCACCTCAGCAGAAGGCACTGGTCTATACAAGGAGAATTCCCATTCCAGGGAAAAACAGTTCAGAGGTTCCCAAACCTCTGCATCCCCCTGA